In the genome of Daucus carota subsp. sativus chromosome 9, DH1 v3.0, whole genome shotgun sequence, the window aatatataaaaagcaaTTTATTCAAGCTAAGGGGATATTGTAATGAACATTATTGAGAAAACCACAAGAATAATGTACGTTCGAGTTCGAGTTTGGTCGAGACAAGCTGACATGAAATTCAGTGTCATTTTACTTAGTTCAATCTCACGCTAACTGATTACGATATTACAAACAACTAGTATATCTTGCCCGTGCTTCACACACGGGTAATGTATGTtgctttcatatttttataattgttaaCTTATATGTACACATCCAATAATCACATGTTCACTGCATATTGTTACGTGTCCCTTATTCTAACTCCATGATTCCATAATTTTACGAAACGTATATATCATAGTTGTGTTATTTGATCGACATCTAAATCTTTTTAGGAATTCATTGGAAAAACGCTATCTCATAAAACCATTAAATCGAAAGACGTCTTGTTTCGAAAACTTTAAAACCTGAATACTCCAGTCAAATGGAACTTCTTAACAATAATAGAAATTCTTAGACAAACaccaatatatttaataatatctattgagtaaagaataataataataataataagtgaAATGTAGAATTGGAAGCGGAGAATCCAAGGGAGAGCTCCTCATGCAGATCGTGAAACGCAACAAATAAAATCACCTTTTATTAGCATCAGTGGAACTCACGGTTCCTGCATTTTCATAGAGTGGATGTAATCGGTTAAGTTTTAAATAAACACATGCGTGTAATGAATGAAGGAATATTAGGTATCAAGAATAAACCAACCACTTTCATTTATTTGGAAGAAGATTTTGAGGTTGATGGTGTGTCATTTCCCTTTGAAAACTTGACGACAGAGCTCTGCAAGTAAAATTTTTATCCCAGGAAATCATATTATGTCTTATATGGAGTATTTTGCATAGTAAAATGCTTATATTATCAATAGAATACGTTGTGTTGGAAGTACCCGACACACTAATAGTAGAGACATGACGTTAACACTAAAAAAACAGCCCTGTTATTCACCTTAACATTTTCGTCATTGATCAATAACTCAAACCTGAGTTAAAGACCACCAAACACGtgcataataaaaataataatcttaaccAAGATTAACAATGTTGAAGCATAATTGACTTATTTAGACattaaaaattgatcaaaattgCAGAAAATAAAGAACACACTTCAGCCGTCGCATGCTTCAAATACTTGGATGTACTTAAATAATTTACCACATATTCTAAGATGATAAAAATTGAAGTCAATAAGAATCCTCAACAAAACATCACTATGTGTAATTATAATaaagattttatatttacaataatatattttggtaattaaaaatctaaaagtaattatttttttcttattgtaTGATGTGGCGACTTCATTTTTAGTGATAGACGGTGAATCCTTGTAATTTCGAGATTGAGTATAAGTTTTGTCTTCGAGTTTAGGAGTTCATATATGTTAAATATCGATTTAAACATTTATAATGATAGACAATGAATCCTCGTAATTTTGGGATGGAGCATAAACTTTGTCATTGAGTCTGGTATGTATTAAAAGTCGGTTTAAATCATCTACATCCCACTCATCAAGGGAATGATGTACCTAGTTATTTATTCCAAATGTCCCCCAAATGTTGGTCTATATTCAGATGGTCAAGCTGGCCTGTCCCAAGTAAACGATTtgctgagttttttttttttcgaaatattttaaaaaataatagtatctctaaaatatttgtaaattttttttatagaggaATGTATTATTTTGGACGATATTGTgaagaaattaataaattttatgtcttatttataatttcatattatgTTTTATACACCAATTTGGATCTGTAATTAAAATAGCGTATTTACTAAGTGAAAAACTTATTCATAATAATCTATTATTCTTTCCGTCttcttataattataattttgatcttTTACACATAATTTAAGGTGGCTAAAGAAGGTATTATAGTTCAATTTAttctgaaaaaaatgaaaaaaaatataaagtatagtttgaaccaaaaattcttttttaatagtgaaaatttatttttttagtcacATTAAATTTTGTGTGAAAAAGGCGAccttttatttttgaaagttCGAAGCAAAATGAGATCCaaaaaagtattatttaataatcagcaattttttaaaataacactttaatagttattttaatttataatttcaaattaaaagttagtgttttttttctaatttcttctgaagaaaaaactataagttataaattttagagttgaattttttttaaataatgagaaattatatttctttttagtGACCTTAAATTATGTGTAAAGAAGGCAatctttaattttcaaaaattcggaATAAAATGGGATCCAAAACAACATTGTATAATTCTTTTTGTAACTTTTCGGTTAATGCAATTTGAAGCAATTTTGTCCGTACAACTACGCACACAGATAATGAGATCGaaaaaagtattatttaataatcgGCAATTTgttaaaatagttattttaatttctaatttcttgctaaaatagttattttaatttataatttctaattaaaatttaatgtttttttctaatttcttctgaagaaaaaactataagttataaattttagagttgaaaaaagaattttttcaaataatgagAAATCAATTTCTTTTAGTGACCTTAAGTTATGTGTAAAGAAGACAATCCTTAATTTTTAAAAGCTCGGAATACAATGTGATCGAAAACAACATTgcataattctttttataactTTTCAGTTAATGCAATTTTGTCCATACTACTACGCACatagaaaattattttctatacaataatatttttaaaaattcaaaatttaatagcgtcttaaaatataaaacactatcatttgttattttgtattgcaaatgttaaaaaaatttgatatgtcAAAATAATTTAGACATTTGTAAATTGGATATCTAGctacatgatatatatattagcaCTTTCTGTAAATTAAGTAATTTCATGCCTACGGCTAGAAACTTTCAAATAAAAGAcagattaatttaaaatcactttaaaataaaaacagattaatttaaaatgaataatgCAAGCAACTGAAAATTCTTATAATTGTAGCCGAAGCCTGCATTTGAACTGAAGAAATAAACACTCCGTAATTCATAACAATAGAAAATTGCATATCAGAGATAGCCACAACCTCTTTATGCAGAATCTGGTCATTCGTATGACCAAGACAGTTGCAATATACAGTGGTGTGCTACCAATTTTAGTTCAGAGAGCATCCCAGTGGCATTGGTTTCTGGGGCTGAGCAAGTCACTTCGGCTTGTTCATTTCAGCAAACTTGGATCAGGGACACACTGCACCACTTTCAGCAGCCCTGACAGAACTACCTTgaatttggaaatataaatttatcagTGATAAGCCTAGCAAAAGAACATCTCAGTTTGAACCAGTAACAATGCCTATGGTGGACCTGTTAGTTGAGCACAGATAGTCATAACAGAAATTTCACAGCACTGACAGGGGAGAAACATAGAACTATTATCAGCGTACATGCTTCACGTAGTGGTTAAACATACCACGTGACCAAACTCATGGCAAAGACTAACTACTTGTGGAAAAAATTCAAGTAATAAGCGTGTCAAGATATCAATCATGTCATCTTGTGTAGACACGTAATAATTATCATAAAAGACACCAAAGAGAGAATCTATCAAGATTATATGTTAGACCATGTTTCCCTCTGtaactaaaattataatcaagttAGCGATGAATAATAGGTCTCTATGAAAATCCTAACCAATCAAGACTAATCTAAGTgatgtttttatataaatctcAATTTAATTCTTCGTCAATTTCAAAGTCAGCCGAAAGCACTGAAATCATATAGAGAGGCATGAAACATAATCTCTACAATTCCATACTCTACTGCAACAGAGATGTCTGGTGGTTTAAAGATAGGCATAACAAAATTCTCACAGCCCAGACAGGGAAGAAACATACCATAAGTATACATGCCAccagggctgagcaaaaaaccgatttgaaaccgaaaccgaaccgaaaccggaaAAAACCAGAGAAAACCGATCCGAATAtaaccgatccgaaaccgaaaccgaaaccgaaaaataaaaaaccgaaccgatttaaatggttcggttccggttataccttccaaccgaaccgataaaaaccgaaccgaaccgattattaaaataataattaaataataaatattatatatatttattaataataaatatctaatttatttcgaatttgaaaattaaaaaagctATTCAAGTTATAAGTTCACATAATATACAAAAACTACAAATTATAATCTCCAGACTCTCCACGTAACTTTCTCAAAGTCTTTTACATAGATAATAATATACTCTGTGAGTTATTACTTGCATATCTTGACATAATTATATCAAGCAGAGAGGTAGCCTCTAAACCTTTTTAATTAGCTTCATCAAGCTCAAGCTTTTATactcttatattttatttttcagctGCTTTGTTTTAGTTACTGGAACACTCTATCCAGGACTCTGTTTCTTAGATGTTAATAAGGCAATTGTCACCGGAAAATAAATACTCTAACACCAGACTATGCTCACTGCTTACCATAATCTTTTgaacattatataaaatattattattttattaaattctaattttatattaattattatgtctAAATTACGCGCATTAATTTGTctcatacatatattatttttcattcttatatttgttggttttgtaaccgaaaccgaaccggggtttttaaaccgaaaccgaatccgaatccgaaccggcggttgcggttttcgattttaaaaaccgaagatatatggttgcggttccggttttatccggaaaccgagccgaaccggcccatgctCTCCCCTACATGCCACACCTTAAACAAAGCAAAAAAGGAATTGTAAAAGTTTGCTCCAACATAGAACTATTTCACTTGTTATAAAGGGATGTGATGCTAAGAAGAAAGCCACCATCTGCAATTATCAACATACAATTGTCTCAGtttcattttaaacaacattAAAGTAGGGTGGAGTTTATGTGCATGCTACCATCACAAATATGAGTACTAATTGGACAGTGTTACCGTAGTGAATGAAGCTCCATAATAAGGGAAAGGTGTTGTTAAAAATCTCTCGTATTCATTGTGTCTGAAAAGTCGAACTGGAACCTGCATATATTTGGTCAGCGCAATGCTTAGCAAAGATGCAATATATTTGGTGTAagacatttattattattatttggttgaGCGAATATAGCTACACATAAGATGTGGAAAATGGCATTACCTGATGCATGGCCAACACTTCCAAGCTTATTGTACTGAAGATCAGATGGTGTACTAAGCGCAAGCTTTGTCATGGTAGTAAGTAACATCAGGTAACTAAAGAAGTTATGAGCAAATATAAAATTCGAAAACCACAAAAGTGTATTTCACCTGATGCTTGGGTAGAATGTAATGGCATTTGGCATGAATTGTAGGCGAGAGTTGGAGTTCCAAGGCATAAACCTGGATTAAAATTGTTATAGACTGTATTATATAACTTAATTTGATCTTATAATAACTAACCGCGTTTCTGCGACAAATGATTAAAGTCAAGAATTGATTTGGCACAAAAAAGTGTCAGTGGTTCACAATTTGAATAggtgtttatattatatttatccaTTTGTACTGCTAATTCTTAATCTTGTATTTGGTTAGCACTTAGAATCTTTGGCAGGACAGTAGAATAAACAGAACTAATCTGTTAGGATATTAACTAAAGTTCCTAATTTCTACTCCACAAACTTTGTTCTCATTTTGTTCATTTTCTAAACACTCTTTAGTCCGTCTATACCGATCACCTCTTTTTCACTACCTCTCATGTCATTTCTactaagaaaagaaaaacattgTATGAGGAATTATATCTACAGCAAGGTGGGGATTTCTtctaatttaaaatacaaaatccAGGATTTTCCATTGCAGGTTTCTTCCATACCTTAAGGCCACTACAAAAAATTTTTATCAACGTTACATGAAGTCTGAGTTCTATATCTACTTAAATTTCTTTATAAACCCAATAGCAAGAGTATTaaccacaaatatatatattcctttCCATACATGTACATACCATTCTTCAAGTCAGCACACGAAAATAGCAGACCACAGCTAACATAGTTAATATGCTTCTCCTGCAGTACAGGTTCTTTTCAGAAATCACTTGCTCTTTTTCCCATAAGAACAACAAATAAGGTATAAATAACATTAGATAAGACCTGAGTAATTAGTATTTTGACCACATGTTTTCCCATGAGAAGGGCGCGATTCTCTGACATAGTTTTGTCGATTTCTGCCGGGAGAAAACTTTCTACCATAAATTGTAAAAGCAAGATTGATTAGAAAGGAAATTCAATCACAGTCACTCAATAAGGACATGTCACAGAACATATACCCGCTGTGCTTGCAACAGAACACTGGGAAGCCTTGAGACTGCTTATTTGAAAACAGTTGAAAACGGTAGGTTGAAAACGGTTACTCACGCTCTGCTTATTTGACTGTATCGCTATAAGTCGGGCCAGGGGTGTTCGTTGAGTAACAGCTGCAAAAACACGGTTGGTTAGTCCTGAAAACCACGAATAACATACATCGTCATGAGAGCTTGGTTGGAAGTATTCCTCATTGTCATACCAAACAAATCAACGTCACGCAACCTCCTCTGCGAAGGAGAGGAAAAGTCATCAGTAGTACCTGTGTGTGGAATGAAAACTACATGTCATTCTGTTCTAAAAAAAAGAGGTCACACTGATTAATGTGATGCTTAAGGTGTTAAAGTTACCGAAAGAGGTTCCACTACCAGGGTTCACATCATCATTACCTCTTGAAATAGGTATTCTGGTTGGGTTGTTTTCTGCATAATTTACAACCACACAACGCTATTCAGAGATGAATGTGTTCGACCATGATGGTTAACAAAGACTGTATGCAATCAATATGCAAAGGAACATCACAGAGGTAGAACACTGACCTCGTCTATTCCCAAGAAAAGATTTCCTTTCAGCAGGGCAAGTTTCCTTCAAATACTTGTGTTGGTTTTCTGAATTGACTACGCTTtctacaataaaatataaaatgaatcAAGATTATACGGGAGAATGAACAACAGTTACCAAACACGGAGATGTCCAAGTACTGAACCACTACCCGCCGTGCTTGGAGCAGAACATTGGGAAGTCTTTAGGCTGCCCTTGTGCAAAATACCCGGTATGGTATTACCTTCACAGACgtcaaaaatatatgatatccaGGGTTTAATCTGAAATACTCTTAGTAAAACACAAACACGGGTTTGTCTCACGACTCTACAGGTGTTGGACTATGCTATACACAAATACCATAAAGCTATAAAGCTATATATAAACTGGTGTACCTCCAGAACCAAAGGTTTGTGCTTTCCGAAGTGGGTTCTGGTTCTCTTTGCAAAGCAGGCTTCCGTTCCCATCGGTGGAGTCGTGAGCACCACCACGTCTCCTCTGCCCTGCAATCACGCAAAATGATGAGGGTTGAAACTATAATTCAGATTGATGACGGATTAAAGAGTCTCACTCTCTCGTAGAGACGACGGTGACAGCGGAGAAAGAGGAGGCCGCTTCAAACCTGCGACAGTTAGCAAAGATT includes:
- the LOC108202506 gene encoding uncharacterized protein LOC108202506 isoform X3, giving the protein MDPLGLKRPPLSPLSPSSLRERQRRRGGAHDSTDGNGSLLCKENQNPLRKAQTFGSGGNTIPGILHKGSLKTSQCSAPSTAESVVNSENQHKYLKETCPAERKSFLGNRRENNPTRIPISRGTTDDFSSPSQRRLRDVDLFAVTQRTPLARLIAIQSNKQSVSNRFQPTVFNCFQISSLKASQCSVASTAESFLPAEIDKTMSENRALLMGKHVVKILITQEKHINYVSCGLLFSCADLKNGLCLGTPTLAYNSCQMPLHSTQASGSSSTFQTQ
- the LOC108202506 gene encoding uncharacterized protein LOC108202506 isoform X1; amino-acid sequence: MDPLGLKRPPLSPLSPSSLRERQRRRGGAHDSTDGNGSLLCKENQNPLRKAQTFGSGGNTIPGILHKGSLKTSQCSAPSTAESVVNSENQHKYLKETCPAERKSFLGNRRENNPTRIPISRGNDDVNPGSGTSFGTTDDFSSPSQRRLRDVDLFAVTQRTPLARLIAIQSNKQSVSNRFQPTVFNCFQISSLKASQCSVASTAESFLPAEIDKTMSENRALLMGKHVVKILITQEKHINYVSCGLLFSCADLKNGLCLGTPTLAYNSCQMPLHSTQASGSSSTFQTQ
- the LOC108202506 gene encoding uncharacterized protein LOC108202506 isoform X2 → MDPLGLKRPPLSPLSPSSLRERQRRRGGAHDSTDGNGSLLCKENQNPLRKAQTFGSGGNTIPGILHKGSLKTSQCSAPSTAESVVNSENQHKYLKETCPAERKSFLGNRRENNPTRIPISRGNDDVNPGSGTSFGTTDDFSSPSQRRLRDVDLFAVTQRTPLARLIAIQSNKQSVSNRFQPTVFNCFQISSLKASQCSVASTAESFLPAEIDKTMSENRALLMGKHVVKILITQEKHINYVSCGLLFSCADLKNGLCLGTPTLAYNSCQMPLHSTQASVQ